The Gammaproteobacteria bacterium genome has a segment encoding these proteins:
- a CDS encoding bifunctional diguanylate cyclase/phosphodiesterase, translated as MSPDRPAFGMLETLPDTFIEVDAKGLVQAHIGGGRGDTVLRPDTLDGKQLRDCWPEAVATDFVRQVRKTLANRQPHTFNLTLDDPAIRYEARLFVRGRNRVLAVLRRLESSDTPTFVDTLTGLATCDRFLIELERVLEQERLRERHLALVYVDIDRFSRINESLGRKAGDDVLREIAARMQKCFRDSGQLIQLSPSDQSNRLARVARDEFVLLLAGITSRDEARQVARRVRESFAAPINSKHFSLGVEPRIGIALFPHDGDDAEALFNNARAAVRQAQDYAAKTGIFYSDALLALAQGQADSAQELRWAMERGQFELHYLPRVRLADRAVTGLEALLRWRHPVRGLLAADQVVPLAETVGLMNKISYWILQQCCQFAGQLDTTIATRPVVSTNLTEAELALPDLPARIGATLDAAGLTGDRLQLEFTEAALMRHQQAPATLRQLKAMGLHLVLDNLGTGHVSLSELSTLPIDGVKIDQKITQKIDTDITSRRLCAGIIALGRELGLAVVAEGIETDAQYAFLREHDCDAGQGFLFSQPLPPDAVGNFLATCAVDSTEPAVG; from the coding sequence ATGAGCCCCGATCGACCAGCTTTTGGCATGCTCGAGACCTTGCCGGATACGTTTATTGAAGTAGACGCAAAAGGCCTGGTGCAGGCGCACATCGGTGGCGGCAGGGGCGATACGGTGTTGCGCCCGGATACGCTGGATGGAAAACAGCTGCGGGACTGCTGGCCCGAAGCCGTAGCCACTGACTTCGTCAGGCAGGTTCGCAAGACACTCGCCAATCGGCAGCCACACACATTTAACCTGACACTTGACGATCCTGCAATTCGCTATGAAGCCAGGCTGTTCGTGCGCGGCCGCAACCGCGTGCTGGCTGTCCTGCGCAGACTCGAAAGTAGTGATACTCCGACATTTGTCGATACTTTGACCGGGCTGGCAACCTGCGACCGCTTCCTGATCGAGCTGGAACGGGTGCTGGAACAGGAACGACTCCGCGAGCGTCACCTGGCTCTGGTCTATGTCGATATCGACCGTTTCTCCCGCATCAACGAGTCGCTAGGCCGCAAGGCCGGGGACGACGTGCTGCGCGAGATAGCCGCTCGCATGCAAAAGTGCTTTCGCGATTCCGGTCAGCTGATTCAGTTGAGCCCATCAGACCAGTCCAACAGGCTGGCGCGCGTGGCGCGGGATGAATTTGTGCTGCTCCTTGCCGGCATTACCTCGCGTGATGAAGCGCGGCAGGTTGCCAGGCGGGTGCGCGAGTCGTTTGCCGCGCCGATAAACAGCAAGCATTTCAGTCTTGGCGTCGAGCCCCGCATCGGCATCGCACTGTTTCCACACGACGGCGACGATGCGGAGGCTCTCTTTAACAACGCTCGCGCTGCCGTGCGGCAGGCGCAGGACTATGCTGCAAAAACAGGGATCTTCTACTCCGACGCCCTGCTGGCCCTGGCGCAGGGGCAGGCCGACTCAGCGCAGGAACTGCGCTGGGCGATGGAACGAGGCCAGTTTGAACTGCACTACCTGCCACGCGTCAGACTCGCCGATCGCGCCGTGACCGGACTGGAGGCACTACTCCGGTGGCGCCACCCGGTACGCGGCCTGCTTGCTGCCGATCAGGTTGTACCCCTGGCCGAGACCGTCGGGCTGATGAACAAGATCTCATACTGGATCTTGCAACAGTGCTGCCAATTCGCCGGCCAGCTCGACACAACGATTGCTACCCGACCGGTGGTATCTACCAACCTGACCGAGGCGGAACTCGCGCTACCGGATTTGCCCGCCCGGATCGGGGCAACGCTCGACGCCGCAGGGCTGACGGGTGATCGGCTGCAGCTGGAATTCACCGAGGCGGCCCTGATGCGCCACCAACAGGCCCCGGCAACGCTGCGGCAGCTGAAAGCGATGGGTCTGCACCTTGTCCTGGATAACCTGGGCACGGGGCATGTCTCGCTATCTGAACTGTCCACTCTGCCAATCGATGGCGTCAAGATTGATCAGAAAATCACGCAGAAAATTGACACTGATATCACATCGCGCCGACTGTGCGCCGGAATCATTGCGCTTGGCCGTGAACTCGGGCTGGCAGTGGTCGCGGAGGGCATCGAAACCGATGCGCAATACGCTTTTCTGCGTGAACACGACTGCGACGCCGGGCAGGGATTCCTGTTCAGTCAGCCGTTGCCGCCAGATGCCGTAGGCAACTTCCTTGCGACTTGTGCTGTTGACTCGACCGAACCTGCTGTCGGTTAG